CACTCAACGGAAAGGATATTTATCCAATTTATTTGGAGTCCCATAGCAACTAGTAAGTttgattaatataaattaaaaatttgaaagaagaatgagGGTATTATTGTTAAAGAAAAAGGAGGTGTAAATGTAATATGAAGGGGAGGagacaaaaagataaaatggtAAAAGCATGAATTGTTTGTTGATTTGGTTTGGGAAGATGGAAGAATATATTATCAATTAGTAATTAGTAGTGAATAGTGAATAGTGAGCAGTGGCTTTGAATTTTAAGGATGACGGGGGGACTGAGGGGGCGGCTAATGGCTAAAGGACTTGGAAATTGCTTCCAAGTTGAATCCCTTTGTTGTTGCTGTTCTTCTAAAGCCCAAAGCCAAGCTTCTTTTCTTTGgaccactctctctctctctctctctctctctctctctctctctctctctctctctctctcaatttttagAGACTAACCGTTTAGGATGTTGGGATGTCTTCCCTTGCGACtgtctaaaaaattattctaattcACTATTATTCAACcaaatatgtaatacgaattaTTAATAGGTAATAAAGACATCACAATAACTGAATAATTTTTACAtctaattaaactaaatattcAACCAATCAATAGAAGAGacattaatgaattatttttatcatgataatgaaatgtataatttttttactttgtattaataaaaatactatttttttgaAGAATGAAAGAAGTGTGATTTAAAAGTTGAAACGGTGGAGGGGGCAAAACCGTGAATAAAACGGAAAGTAACGGCAAGGAGactctcagagagagagagagagagagagagagagatcacgCGGGGCGATGGCGTGGGCACGCCCATCATGCGCGTGGTGGGGTCACAGGACCACCCTCACGCGAGAGACGCATTATGTATGTGGCACGTCCGAACCGCACACGCCAATAAAACCCCGGTTTATTatgccattgccattgccattgcTACTGCCACTGCTACCCAGTCAGTCCTATATGACGGGTTTGAGGGGGACAAAAGTGCCCCCCGGTCCCACTCCTCAAACACCCATCATTTTTATCAGACCACTGTTCCCATTTCCCATTCTGCCCCTCTTTATTGCCATATCTCATGTCCATATTTGTAATTTACCCACTCAGCTcagcctcttttttttttttttttaatttcagaatattCAAACCTTTACTTAATGAAATTATGCCAATTAGactgtaaatttattttcttaattttttttaatttcagaatattCAAACCTTTActtaagataaaattgaaagaccGAAAATGCCCCCGGAGGAGAGGACTTGAGGTGGGTGGTTTCTGTCTTTCGTGCAGGCAAACCCGAAATTGGAAACGGCTTTCATTCcgtttccttcttttcctttatggttttctcactttctttttcttttgatatttcaaaattttttaaataagagaCATCCGCTTTTTTCTTCTGCATTGGTGAAAGGTACgtatgcgtatatatatatatatatgtgtgtgtgtgtgtgtacgtatgtttgtttgttttagtaagagatatagatatattatattatatagtatCGGGGTTTGGGGTATGTGACGAAAGCTTTGGTTTCAAGCTTCTCGAACTACGGAACTGCCTGCCCgcttacttttttttctcttttgtttttgttttctagttaATTAAGCAGCAGACTTTGCGTTTCGGTTTTATTTTCACTTTTCCTTTGTTTTGCTTCTATTTTCTGTTCACTTGTCGTACGTTTCACGTTCATCCGCCTGTCGTATCCCCACTTGGGTTGGGCCAATTCACTTCCATTTTAATCTGCAAATATggtttttgttaaaaattaacttTGTATAagcaaatatcatttttaataacCCAAACAACACCAAAATCTTAAATGTCAAAACTAAAACATATCTCCTGTAAAAGCCCTGAagggtgtgtgtgtatttaattCCGACGGCAGATCCAATGGACTGACTGTGACTGGGTTCTCATCAGTAGATAACTATTACGTATTTTGAAAGCATAATCAAGAGACTAATTAGAGGGTATCTGGCAAAGTATACAAACCAGTGGATAGGAAGTAtgccaaaaacttgattttcttgattaaataaaataaaacatgggggggggggggggggtgaattgagaaTGATTGGCTTTGAAGCTTTGCTGCCTATCATGAGTATGCATGCTCTAACAtcattaaattataacaaaGTAAACAGCATCATTCAAAAGCTTCCCCCTTAAGTCAAACTGGCAGAGAGCAGGGCAACTTACAAAATTCTCCTCTAGGAACATGGTTCGTCCCCCACATTGCTTCAGAACatcatggggggggggggacattTTGGTCCATTCATCCATTTGAATACCCGCGCCAGTGCCAGTATATAATAGAAAACCTGAAAACAAATAGAATAAGAGAATACGGATGAGGGGTTGATATGAGGGATAGATAGATAATCGAAGGGAATTTGGCAACAAATGTATAATGTATGTGATTACGGGGTGGGGGCGTGGTCCAATGAGGTATCGTCACATAAGAGTAAGGCCaatggctggctggctggctggctatCTCTATATTGCAATTTAGCATAAAGAACAAACTGAAATGACTTTCTTGGATCCTGTGACTGTGAGGGACAATGGTCACTGTTGGGcaaatttatcaaattgttcGGCTAAAGATAAAGGAGGAGGAATGATGAAAAAGTagagagggaaaagaaaaggagaaagaaatccaagaaaacAAAAGTAGTATTgtaggaggggggggggggttgcagAGAAAGGTAAAATACTACTGAAACGGAGCTCAGCAGGCTTAGCTTATTATCATGACGGGTAGAAATTTGAGTAGAAGTTGAagaaggagagggagaagaaggaaTAGTGGTGTGGTGGAAGTATTACTagtttcacacacacacactctctctctctctctccctcctctctttcttcaaatttcatAGCCAACAGAACCCACTGAAGAAACTAATAATCATGAAACACCCTCTGCGCCCAACACTCCAAAAAAGCAATTCTCTCCGCCATCAAAACCTTCCGTCCCTTAAATTTGCTTCTCTCCAAAGAACCCATTTCTCAAACACAATCCACCAAAAGCCATGAACCACTACcgcccttcttcttcttcttcttcttctttccctctctttctcaccacattttcagttttcttctttcttagAATATTCCTAGTCTTCTCCTCCCCCACCACCGCCGGCGCCGTTCCCCTGCAGCTCTCCGCCCTCCTCTCCCTGAAATCCTCCCTCAACGACCCTCTCAAAACCTTAGATGACTGGCAGTGGGACCCCACCCCAGCCTTGTCCACGTCTACTAATGCTGCTGGTTCTAAGCCTGTTTGGTGCTCGTGGTCCGGCGTCAAATGTGACCGGAAGGCCTTCCAAGTCACGGTGCTGGACCTCTCCAGGCGCAACCTCTCCGGCAGAATTCCGCCGGAGATAAGATACTTGACCCACCTTCATCGCCTGAATTTGAGCGCAAACGCTTTCGACAGCACCCTTCCGACTCCCATTTTCGAGCTACCGTATCTCAGAACTCTCGACATCAGTCACAATATGTTTAACTCCACGTTTCCGCCGGGCATATCAAGGCTCAAATTCCTCACCTTCTTCAGTGCTTTTAGCAACAACTTCACCGGGGCCCTGCCCGAAGAGATCGTCCGGCTCCGGTACCTCGAGTACCTAAATCTCGGCGGAAGCTACTTCGACGGTGCGATTCCGGCAAGCTACGGCAATTTTCCGAGGTTGACGTTCTTATATCTGGCAGGAAATTCTCTAACCGGCTCAATTCCAGCAGAGTTGGGGTCCTTGGTCGAGCTCGAGCACCTAGAGCTCGGATATAACGGGTTCGACGGCGGGGTTCCCCCAGAGTTTGGAAAGTTGTCAAGTTTAAAGTACTTGGACATCTCTAGAGCTAATCTTTCCGGTGAACTCCCCCTTGAAATCGGGAAACTGTCCATGCTCGAAACGCTATTGCTGTTCAAGAACAGATTATCGGGGTCGATTCCGCCGAGTTTAGGTGAACTGAAGGCGCTGAAAGCTATTGATTTATCAGACAACCAATTTTCAGGGCCAATTCCAGGAGAGTTTTCTTCTTTGACAGAGCTGAAGAATTTGAGCTTAATGAGCAACCAACTCAGCGGTGAAATACCAGAGGGCATTGGCGAGCTTCCGAACCTCGAAAACCTGGCTCTCTGGAGCAATTCCCTCAGCGGAAATTTACCTCAGATGCTAGGATCCTTCCAAATGTTGCAGAAGCTCGATGTGTCCTCGAATTCACTCACGGGTCCAATACCTCCCAATCTCTGCCACGGAAAGAAGTTGGAGAAACTCATACTCTTCGGCAACAATTTCGCAGGCGCTCTTCCTCCATCGCTTGCAAATTGCACTAGCATGGTAAGGTTCAGAATACAAGGCAACAATCTCAACGGCTCCATACCAATTGGATTTGGTTCTTTGCCGAACTTGTCCTTCATAGATGTGAGCAAGAACAGTTTCACAGGTCCAATTCCAAGAGATTTTGGCAATGCAGTGAAGTTAGAGTACTTGAACATATCAGAGAACTCGTTCGACTCAGAGTTGCCGGACAACATATGGAGTGCACCGAATTTGCAGATATTTTCCGCCACCGCATCCAAACTTATTGGTAAAATTCCAGAATTCATCGGCTGTCGAAACTTGTACAAGATCGAATTAGACGCTAACAATCTGAGCGGCAGCATTCCTTGGGATATTGATCACTGTGATAAGTTGATCAACCTGAATATGCGTCGCAATTCGCTTTCTGGCATCATTCCATGGGAGATATCGACGCTTCCGTCAATTACCGAAGTTGATTTATCACGCAACCTCTTGACAGGGACAATACCTTCCAATTTCGGCAACTGCAGCACACTGGAGACCTTTAACGTCTCGTTCAATCACCTCACCGGATCAATACCGtcatcgggaacgattttcccCAACCTCCACCCTTCCTCTTTCACCGGCAACGAAGGACTATGCGGCCGGATCCTTCGGAAACCGTGCCCCTCGGACGGCCTCGCCGCCGGCGCGATGGAGGTGCGGCAGCAGCCGAAGAAGACCGCAGGCGCGATCGTGTGGATCATGGCGGCGGCCTTCGGGATCGGCCTGTTCGTTCTCATCGCCGGCAGCCGGTGCTTCCATGCTAGCTACAGCCGTCGATTCGCCGCCGACCGCGAGATCGGGCCGTGGAAGTTGACCGCCTTCCAGCGGTTGAACTTCACGGCGGAAGACGTGCTGGAGTGCCTGTCGATGACCGATAAGATAATCGGAATGGGATCCACGGGCACCGTCTACAAGGCGGAGATGCCAGGTGGCGAGATAATCGCGGTGAAGAAGCTCTGGGGCAAGCACAAGGAGACGGCGAGGCGGCGGCGAGGCGTTCTGGCCGAGGTGGACGTGCTGGGGAACGTGAGGCACCGGAACATAGTGAGATTGTTAGGGTGCTGCAGCAACAGCGAGTGCACGATGCTGCTGTACGAGTACATGCCGAACGGGAGCTTAGACGACCTGTTGCATGGCAAGAACAAGGGCGAGAACCTGGTGGCCGACTGGCTCACTCGCTACAAGATCGCGTTGGGCGTGGCGCAGGGGATTTGCTATCTGCACCACGACTGTGACCCGGTGATCGTGCACCGCGACCTGAAGCCCAGCAACATACTGTTAGACGGCGAGATGGAGGCCAGGGTGGCGGATTTCGGTGTCGCCAAGCTCATCCAGAGCCACGAGTCCATGTCGGTCATCGCCGGCTCCTACGGCTACATTGCGCCGGGTACGTAAATGACGACTCTGCTGTTTGTCTTTCTTGGTCTGCGCATGTTAGTACTGTTGGTTTTGTTGGGCTAGTGTGCGCTAGGATGGGAGGGTACTGGTCGCCGCAGCGGGACTCGGGTTCACCGCTTACTATTTCCGGGGCTTTGCGCGTGAAGGggaattttccttttttgcttACTCTTTTTATTCTTTGGTGGGGCACCGACCCAGATTCTGTCAAGTACAAATTGAACAAAATCGGACGGTGCTGAATGCGCCTCTTTCTACTTGCTTGATGACTTTGCCCCCAAAGTCAAACATTTTGGGCGGTGACTGGTGAGGCCCAAGATAGTGGCTTCAACTTTGATGTCCatccatttataattttaggtGACATTATCATCTCTGTATAAACCTGAAATAATCTAGTGACGAGTGACTTACAAAAGGGGCTTGATTTTTTGCAGAATATGCATACACATTACAAGTGGACGAGAAGAGCGACATCTACAGCTTCGGTGTGGTGTTAATGGAGATTTTGACGGGGAAGAGGTCGGTGGACGCGGAATTTGGGGACGGAAACAGCATCGTGGATTGGGTGAGGTCGAAGATCAAGAGCAAGACCGGGCTGGCCGAGGTGCTGGACAAGAACGCCGGCGCGTCGTGCGCCTCCGTCCGGGAAGAGATGATGCTGCTCCTCAGGGTGGCGCTGCTCTGCACTAGCCGGAACCCCGCCGACCGCCCCTCCATGAGAGACGTGGTGTCTATGCTGCAAGAGGCCAGGCCCAAGCGGAAGTTGCCCGGCAACAGCGGCGGCGGAGGCGGCGGCGACAGTCCTAAAAAAGCATCGGATAGTCCTAAAAAGGCAGCTGCCGAATGTTAATAGAATTGGTTGTTTGGCTTGTTTttacattttccatttttccctcttttttttttttcagaatttggGGATTGGTATAGGAGGAagtgatttttttctttttttttcttttttggattttctcatTGTACTTTGAATCTGGAATAGAATTTTCAAGTGTTCTGATTCCTCTAGCAGTGAGTgatgtttgatatatatatatatatatgatcagcTCATGCAAATGAACATTGACACCAACGTCGTCAAGGTTTGTCTCTCAAATTAACAATGGAGactaacaaaatacataaaaaaataaaatattagaactGTTAGCTAGCTAGTTAATTGTGTCCTGtacgtatgtatgtatgtatgtatcctCCTGGGGTCTTGTCTTCCCTTGGATTCCATTAATTGACCTTGGACTTTTGAGGAATCAGCAAAGTAGCAAACAGAATGATGTCATTGTCATGATGTTttctatatataaaagaaaaataaaagccCGCATTATGATTTTATTATCTAACGTCACGTA
This genomic stretch from Diospyros lotus cultivar Yz01 chromosome 1, ASM1463336v1, whole genome shotgun sequence harbors:
- the LOC127789299 gene encoding leucine-rich repeat receptor-like protein kinase TDR, with translation MNHYRPSSSSSSSFPLFLTTFSVFFFLRIFLVFSSPTTAGAVPLQLSALLSLKSSLNDPLKTLDDWQWDPTPALSTSTNAAGSKPVWCSWSGVKCDRKAFQVTVLDLSRRNLSGRIPPEIRYLTHLHRLNLSANAFDSTLPTPIFELPYLRTLDISHNMFNSTFPPGISRLKFLTFFSAFSNNFTGALPEEIVRLRYLEYLNLGGSYFDGAIPASYGNFPRLTFLYLAGNSLTGSIPAELGSLVELEHLELGYNGFDGGVPPEFGKLSSLKYLDISRANLSGELPLEIGKLSMLETLLLFKNRLSGSIPPSLGELKALKAIDLSDNQFSGPIPGEFSSLTELKNLSLMSNQLSGEIPEGIGELPNLENLALWSNSLSGNLPQMLGSFQMLQKLDVSSNSLTGPIPPNLCHGKKLEKLILFGNNFAGALPPSLANCTSMVRFRIQGNNLNGSIPIGFGSLPNLSFIDVSKNSFTGPIPRDFGNAVKLEYLNISENSFDSELPDNIWSAPNLQIFSATASKLIGKIPEFIGCRNLYKIELDANNLSGSIPWDIDHCDKLINLNMRRNSLSGIIPWEISTLPSITEVDLSRNLLTGTIPSNFGNCSTLETFNVSFNHLTGSIPSSGTIFPNLHPSSFTGNEGLCGRILRKPCPSDGLAAGAMEVRQQPKKTAGAIVWIMAAAFGIGLFVLIAGSRCFHASYSRRFAADREIGPWKLTAFQRLNFTAEDVLECLSMTDKIIGMGSTGTVYKAEMPGGEIIAVKKLWGKHKETARRRRGVLAEVDVLGNVRHRNIVRLLGCCSNSECTMLLYEYMPNGSLDDLLHGKNKGENLVADWLTRYKIALGVAQGICYLHHDCDPVIVHRDLKPSNILLDGEMEARVADFGVAKLIQSHESMSVIAGSYGYIAPEYAYTLQVDEKSDIYSFGVVLMEILTGKRSVDAEFGDGNSIVDWVRSKIKSKTGLAEVLDKNAGASCASVREEMMLLLRVALLCTSRNPADRPSMRDVVSMLQEARPKRKLPGNSGGGGGGDSPKKASDSPKKAAAEC